The following are encoded in a window of Mustela nigripes isolate SB6536 chromosome 1, MUSNIG.SB6536, whole genome shotgun sequence genomic DNA:
- the EIF3F gene encoding eukaryotic translation initiation factor 3 subunit F: MATPAAPASAPAATPAPAPAPAATAAPASVPAPAPTPASAPAPAPAPAPVPAPAPAPAASSDSATAAATTAAPGQTPASTPAPAQTPAQSLPGPALPGPFPGGRVVRLHPVILASIVDSYERRNEGAARVIGTLLGTVDKHSVEVTNCFSVPHNESEDEVAVDMEFAKNMYELHKKVSPNELILGWYATGHDITEHSVLIHEYYSREAPNPIHLTVDTSLQNGRMSIKAYVSTLMGVPGRTMGVMFTPLTVKYAYYDTERIGVDLIMKTCFSPNRVIGLSSDLQQVGGASARIQDALSTVLQYAEDVLSGKVSADNTVGRFLMSLVNQVPKIVPDDFETMLNSNINDLLMVTYLANLTQSQIALNEKLVNL; this comes from the exons ATGGCTACACCGGCTGCACCGGCGAGTGCTCCTGCCGCCACTCCAGCtccagcccccgccccggccgccaCCGCGGCCCCAGCTTCGgtcccagccccggcccccaccccagcctcagcGCCAGCGCCCGCTCCGGCTCCAGCGCCGGTCCCAGCTCCAGCGCCGGCTCCAGCCGCCTCCTCAGACTCGGCGACTGCAGCGGCCACGACTGCGGCTCCGGGCCAGACCCCGGCCTCCACGCCGGCCCCAGCGCAGACTCCGGCGCAGTCACTGCCGGGTCCTGCCCTCCCAGGCCCCTTCCCCGGCGGCCGTGTGGTCCGGCTGCATCCGGTCATTTTGGCCTCCATCGTGGACAGCTACGAGCGACGCAACGAGGGCGCTGCCCGAGTTATCGGGACCCTGCTGG GAACCGTTGACAAGCATTCAGTGGAGGTGACTAACTGCTTTTCAGTGCCGCACAATGAGTCAGAAGATGAG GTGGCTGTTGACATGGAATTTGCGAAGAACATGTATGAATTACACAAGAAAGTCTCTCCAAATGAGCTTATCCTGGGCTG GTATGCTACAGGCCATGACATCACAGAGCATTCTGTGCTGATCCATGAGTACTACAGCCGGGAAGCCCCCAACCCCATTCACCTCACTGTGGACACGAGCCTCCAGAATGGCCGCATGAGCATCAAGGCCTATGTCAG CACTTTAATGGGTGTCCCTGGGAGAACCATGGGGGTGATGTTCACACCTCTCACAGTGAAATATGCATATTATGACACCGAACGCATTGGAG TTGACCTGATCATGAAGACCTGTTTTAGCCCCAACCGGGTGATTGGACTCTCAAGCGACTTACAGCAAGTAGGAGGGGCATCAGCTCGCATCCAGGATGCCCTGAGCACAGTGTTGCAGTATGCAGAGGATGTGCTg TCCGGAAAGGTGTCAGCTGACAATACCGTGGGCCGCTTCTTGATGAGTCTGGTTAACCAAGTACCCAAGATAGTTCCTGATGACTTTGAGACCATGCTCAACAGCAACATCAAT gaCCTGCTGATGGTGACCTACCTGGCCAATCTCACACAGTCACAGATTGCCCTCAATGAGAAACTTGTAAACCTGTGA